The following proteins are co-located in the Streptomyces sp. NBC_00435 genome:
- a CDS encoding carotenoid oxygenase family protein, with the protein MNTHTPLRFDPTRVPHLLGSFAPVTEEVDVADLEVTGEIPAELDGLYLRNGPNPRFTPIGSYLYPIDGDGMLHGIWLSQGRARYRNRFVRTPALEVEERAGRALWGGVESMIMPDAGQVGPELAGTFRDMPDINVVQHGGRLLALAESACPYRVGAGLETLGREDFDGILPMGITAHPKIDPVTGEMVVFCYGLEPPYLTWSVIGRDGAVTRGPTPVDGVDEPMMIHDMALTERYAVIVLAPAFFDFAAAMTGGSFLAWRPERGTRVVLVPRDGAPPRWAADEAFWLWHTVNAYDDAPGPDAPVVLDYVQWSRLTVGGEPDGADPPSGGLVRARIDPAAGTMARTLLDDARVEFPRIDDRLIGRRHRYAALATATGRTDLLPGEYDAVRFHDTGTDTARVWDAGDLSVGEPVFAPAPGRASEEHGYWLTFATDRTDGSAWFLVLPAEDPASGPVARARIPVRVPLGLHGCWLPTGGG; encoded by the coding sequence ATGAACACGCACACACCACTCAGATTCGACCCGACCCGGGTCCCTCACCTGCTGGGCTCGTTCGCGCCGGTGACCGAGGAGGTCGACGTCGCCGACCTGGAGGTGACGGGCGAGATCCCGGCGGAGCTGGACGGTCTGTACCTGCGCAACGGGCCCAATCCCCGCTTCACCCCGATCGGCTCCTACCTGTACCCCATCGACGGGGACGGCATGCTGCACGGGATCTGGCTCTCGCAGGGCCGCGCCCGCTACCGCAACCGCTTCGTACGCACCCCCGCCCTGGAGGTGGAGGAACGGGCGGGCCGGGCCCTGTGGGGTGGCGTGGAGTCGATGATCATGCCGGACGCCGGCCAGGTCGGGCCCGAGCTCGCGGGCACCTTCAGGGACATGCCCGACATCAACGTCGTACAGCACGGCGGCCGGCTGCTGGCGCTCGCCGAATCCGCGTGCCCCTACCGGGTCGGCGCCGGTCTGGAGACGCTGGGCCGTGAGGACTTCGACGGCATCCTGCCCATGGGAATCACCGCCCACCCCAAGATCGATCCGGTCACCGGCGAGATGGTCGTCTTCTGCTACGGCCTGGAGCCGCCGTACCTGACCTGGTCGGTCATCGGCCGCGACGGTGCGGTCACCCGCGGGCCCACACCGGTCGACGGCGTGGACGAGCCGATGATGATCCACGACATGGCCCTGACCGAGCGCTACGCGGTCATCGTCCTCGCGCCGGCCTTCTTCGACTTCGCCGCGGCCATGACGGGCGGCTCCTTCCTCGCCTGGAGGCCCGAGCGCGGGACCCGCGTGGTCCTCGTCCCGCGCGACGGCGCACCGCCGCGCTGGGCCGCCGACGAGGCGTTCTGGCTCTGGCACACGGTGAACGCGTACGACGACGCACCCGGCCCGGACGCCCCGGTGGTCCTGGACTACGTGCAGTGGAGCCGGCTGACCGTCGGCGGGGAGCCCGACGGCGCGGATCCACCCAGCGGCGGCCTGGTGCGGGCGCGCATCGACCCGGCGGCGGGCACCATGGCCCGCACCCTGCTGGACGACGCCCGGGTGGAGTTCCCCCGCATCGACGACCGGCTCATCGGCCGGCGCCACCGCTACGCCGCGCTGGCCACCGCGACGGGCCGGACGGACCTGCTGCCCGGCGAGTACGACGCCGTGCGCTTCCATGACACCGGGACCGACACCGCCCGCGTCTGGGATGCCGGGGACCTGTCCGTGGGGGAGCCGGTCTTCGCACCGGCGCCGGGGCGGGCTTCCGAGGAACACGGCTACTGGCTGACGTTCGCCACCGACCGCACCGACGGGTCCGCCTGGTTTCTGGTCCTCCCGGCCGAGGACCCGGCTTCCGGCCCCGTGGCCCGCGCCCGGATCCCGGTCCGGGTCCCGCTCGGCCTGCACGGTTGCTGGCTGCCGACGGGCGGCGGCTGA
- a CDS encoding cytochrome ubiquinol oxidase subunit I, whose protein sequence is MDMALAPDTVARWQFGITTVYHFLFVPLTISLGVLVALLQTAWVRTGNRTYLKATTFWGRLFLINVAMGVVTGIVQEFQFGMNWSAYSRFVGDVFGAPLAFEALIAFFLESTFIGLWIFGWDRLPQRIHLACAWAMAVGALLSAWFILAANSWMQHPVGYRISPRTGRAELTDFLAVLTQETTRVVVYHTLCAAFLTGGAFMVGVAAIHLRRGRHVPVMRASLRLGLVTLSIAGLFVALSGDSLGKVMFQQQPMKMAAAEALWEGRTSAPFSVFAIGDVSEGHNTVEWSIPGLLSFLAEGNLTAYVPGINDTAAAEQHKYGPGDYRPDIPVAFWGFRWMIGFGMASWALGLAGLWLTRRRFMLRPGLRTGDEEVPHLALTRGRTLPARAGTWYWWLAVWTLAFPLAANSWGWIFTETGRQPWSVYGLLRTADAVSPGVSQGEVIASLTAYTLIYAVLAAIEVSLLARAIMAGPAEPTEYQLHPPTRVGGDPDDPDDADRPMAFSY, encoded by the coding sequence ATGGACATGGCGCTGGCGCCCGATACGGTCGCCCGCTGGCAGTTCGGCATCACCACCGTCTACCACTTCCTCTTCGTCCCCCTGACGATCTCGCTCGGCGTTCTCGTCGCGCTCCTGCAGACCGCATGGGTGCGGACCGGCAACCGCACGTACCTGAAGGCCACCACGTTCTGGGGGCGGCTGTTCCTCATCAACGTGGCGATGGGGGTGGTCACGGGCATCGTGCAGGAGTTCCAGTTCGGGATGAACTGGTCGGCGTACTCCCGGTTCGTCGGTGACGTCTTCGGTGCACCGCTCGCCTTCGAGGCGTTGATCGCCTTCTTCCTCGAATCGACCTTCATCGGCCTGTGGATCTTCGGATGGGACCGGCTGCCACAGCGGATCCACCTGGCGTGCGCCTGGGCGATGGCCGTCGGGGCGCTGCTCTCGGCCTGGTTCATCCTGGCGGCGAACTCCTGGATGCAGCACCCTGTCGGCTACCGGATCTCGCCGCGGACCGGCCGGGCCGAACTCACCGACTTCCTGGCGGTGCTGACCCAGGAGACCACCCGTGTGGTCGTCTACCACACGCTCTGCGCCGCGTTCCTGACGGGCGGGGCGTTCATGGTGGGCGTGGCCGCGATCCATCTGCGCCGCGGCCGGCACGTTCCCGTGATGCGTGCCTCGCTGCGTCTGGGCCTGGTCACGCTGTCCATCGCGGGGCTGTTCGTGGCGCTCAGCGGCGACTCGCTGGGGAAGGTCATGTTCCAGCAGCAGCCGATGAAGATGGCGGCGGCCGAAGCGCTGTGGGAGGGCCGCACGTCCGCGCCCTTCTCGGTCTTCGCCATCGGTGACGTGTCCGAGGGGCACAACACCGTGGAGTGGTCGATCCCGGGGTTGCTGTCCTTCCTGGCCGAGGGGAACCTCACCGCCTACGTCCCAGGTATCAACGACACGGCCGCCGCCGAGCAGCACAAGTACGGTCCCGGCGACTACCGTCCCGACATCCCCGTCGCCTTCTGGGGCTTCCGCTGGATGATCGGTTTCGGGATGGCCTCCTGGGCGCTGGGCCTCGCCGGACTGTGGCTGACCCGGCGCCGCTTCATGCTCCGGCCCGGGCTGCGCACGGGCGACGAGGAGGTGCCGCACCTGGCCCTGACCCGTGGGCGCACCCTGCCCGCCCGGGCGGGCACCTGGTACTGGTGGCTGGCGGTGTGGACGCTGGCCTTCCCGCTCGCCGCCAACTCCTGGGGCTGGATCTTCACCGAGACGGGCCGTCAGCCGTGGTCCGTCTACGGCCTCCTGCGGACCGCCGACGCCGTGTCGCCCGGGGTCTCCCAGGGCGAGGTCATCGCGTCCCTCACCGCGTACACCCTGATCTACGCCGTCCTCGCCGCGATCGAGGTCTCGCTGCTGGCCCGGGCGATCATGGCAGGCCCGGCCGAACCGACCGAGTACCAGCTTCACCCGCCCACCCGCGTCGGCGGCGACCCAGACGACCCCGACGACGCGGACCGGCCGATGGCCTTCTCGTACTGA
- a CDS encoding FUSC family protein, producing MAWERLVGVVVGVLLTTLVLHWLPQTSTPSFLAVLVCGCVGMYLLGRDGSPNQQVLVSALVIYATDVPGYALARLVESAVGIAVVVLLGPRLWPPDPYRWAAAGLDSYRAGAGSLLDGIAARLARGGPPESPRQPPGPERLWREPADARAVYDRAVHRVEPPRALRTLRLLRAPWRTPGRPPEGLGDRLLIATRTALTLQYFCQELQERGRTRTPGGPPGSGQDPVQDPALRDLAALVRATATALDAALRGADCTAELDRARALDLAQRTAHPTRHDAVLRAGLHLTHEALAARPAADGGPPCDAPV from the coding sequence ATGGCATGGGAGCGGCTGGTGGGTGTCGTCGTGGGCGTGCTGTTGACCACCCTGGTGCTGCACTGGCTGCCCCAGACCTCGACGCCGTCCTTCCTCGCCGTGCTGGTCTGCGGCTGCGTCGGCATGTACCTGCTCGGCCGGGACGGCTCCCCGAACCAGCAGGTGCTGGTCAGCGCGCTGGTCATCTATGCCACCGATGTCCCCGGCTACGCGCTGGCCCGGCTGGTGGAGAGCGCCGTCGGGATCGCCGTGGTCGTCCTGCTCGGGCCGCGGCTGTGGCCGCCGGATCCGTACCGGTGGGCCGCCGCGGGCCTCGACTCCTACCGGGCCGGTGCCGGGAGCCTGCTCGACGGAATCGCGGCCAGGCTCGCCCGGGGCGGCCCGCCGGAGTCCCCGCGGCAGCCGCCCGGGCCGGAACGGCTGTGGCGGGAGCCCGCCGACGCCCGCGCCGTCTACGACCGGGCCGTGCACCGCGTGGAGCCGCCGCGGGCGCTGCGGACACTGCGCCTGCTCAGGGCTCCGTGGCGGACTCCGGGCCGCCCTCCCGAGGGCCTCGGCGACCGGCTGCTGATCGCCACCCGGACCGCCCTCACCCTCCAGTACTTCTGCCAGGAGCTCCAGGAGCGCGGCCGCACGCGCACGCCCGGGGGCCCTCCCGGTTCCGGTCAGGACCCCGTCCAGGATCCCGCCCTGCGCGACCTCGCCGCGCTGGTCCGGGCCACCGCCACCGCCCTGGACGCCGCCCTGCGCGGTGCGGACTGCACCGCCGAGCTCGACCGGGCCCGCGCGCTCGACCTCGCCCAGCGCACGGCCCACCCGACGCGCCACGACGCCGTGCTGCGGGCCGGCCTCCACCTCACGCACGAGGCCCTCGCCGCCCGTCCGGCGGCCGATGGCGGCCCCCCGTGCGACGCGCCGGTGTGA
- a CDS encoding ABC transporter substrate-binding protein, producing MTTDTVAFVSTLVASVLNAEPSERAAVLEPSLRTKYAAALTMGRKAARSLSSADRERYLKAFTPYWTARVTEVFLGIGPVSPGAACEDKPTAHRVSATASQSPQDPTRTLTVTYRLKSDVDGSNLLLTDMDIEGVSVLTTEKQVIQNLLQSDGFEAVLTSLEARIRREGEGPFTRSG from the coding sequence ATGACAACCGACACCGTGGCCTTTGTGTCCACCCTCGTGGCCAGCGTCCTGAACGCGGAGCCAAGTGAGCGCGCGGCGGTTCTGGAGCCCTCGTTGAGGACCAAGTACGCCGCGGCCCTCACCATGGGACGCAAGGCAGCCCGCTCCCTGAGCTCGGCGGACCGGGAGCGGTACCTGAAGGCTTTCACCCCGTACTGGACCGCCAGGGTCACCGAGGTCTTCCTCGGTATCGGACCGGTCTCTCCAGGGGCCGCCTGCGAGGACAAGCCCACAGCGCACAGAGTGAGCGCGACGGCCAGCCAATCCCCCCAGGACCCCACCCGTACGCTGACCGTGACCTACCGGCTCAAGTCGGATGTCGACGGCTCCAACCTGCTGCTCACCGACATGGACATCGAAGGGGTCTCCGTGCTCACCACGGAGAAACAGGTGATCCAGAACCTCTTGCAGAGCGACGGCTTCGAAGCGGTGCTGACCTCCCTCGAAGCCAGGATCCGACGCGAAGGCGAAGGACCTTTCACGAGAAGCGGATAG
- a CDS encoding VOC family protein, with the protein MFEGSGKPFSGFSVDDIGQAREFYGQTLGLRVSEDEGMLFLHLADHTAVLVYPKDNHAPASFTVLNFPVPDVERAVDELMAAGVHMERYPEFTADEKGIVREEGGPVVAWFKDPAGNVLSVVEPM; encoded by the coding sequence ATGTTCGAAGGCAGCGGCAAGCCTTTCAGCGGGTTCTCGGTCGATGACATCGGCCAGGCCAGGGAGTTCTACGGGCAGACGCTGGGCCTGCGCGTGTCCGAGGACGAGGGCATGCTCTTCCTCCACCTGGCCGACCACACCGCGGTGCTGGTGTATCCGAAGGACAACCACGCGCCCGCGAGCTTCACCGTCCTCAACTTTCCGGTGCCCGACGTCGAGCGGGCTGTCGACGAACTCATGGCGGCCGGCGTCCACATGGAGCGCTACCCGGAGTTCACGGCGGACGAGAAAGGCATCGTGCGCGAGGAAGGCGGCCCGGTCGTCGCCTGGTTCAAGGACCCGGCCGGCAACGTCCTGTCGGTGGTCGAACCGATGTGA
- a CDS encoding PRC-barrel domain-containing protein, producing MDEAEIWAYGHSVGHQVGIDLTGWRVEATDGHIGKIDKHTEDVGASYLVVDTGAWIFGKHVLLPAGTVRRIDAAEEKVYVDRTKEQIKNAPEYDAARYAGEPSYLEQFARYYGVPHM from the coding sequence ATGGACGAGGCAGAGATCTGGGCCTACGGGCACAGCGTCGGACATCAGGTGGGGATCGACCTGACCGGCTGGAGGGTCGAGGCGACGGACGGGCACATCGGGAAGATCGACAAGCACACCGAGGACGTGGGCGCGTCCTACCTCGTGGTCGACACCGGGGCATGGATCTTCGGCAAGCACGTGCTCCTGCCCGCGGGCACTGTCCGCAGGATCGACGCCGCCGAGGAGAAGGTCTACGTCGACCGGACCAAGGAGCAGATCAAGAACGCACCCGAGTACGACGCCGCCCGGTACGCGGGCGAGCCCAGCTACCTCGAACAGTTCGCCCGTTACTACGGCGTGCCCCACATGTAG
- a CDS encoding isoamylase early set domain-containing protein has product MLERKQLKNRAQVTFVLPEDNPDGPVSVVGDFNHWNPAAHPLESRGDGTRAATVSLPRHSAHSFRYLAAGDYWFDDDTADHHDGTNGRLHT; this is encoded by the coding sequence GTGCTCGAACGCAAGCAACTCAAGAACCGCGCCCAGGTCACCTTCGTCCTCCCCGAGGACAACCCCGATGGTCCGGTCAGTGTGGTCGGCGACTTCAACCACTGGAACCCCGCCGCCCACCCACTCGAGTCCCGCGGTGACGGCACGCGGGCCGCAACGGTTTCGCTCCCCCGTCACAGCGCCCACTCCTTCCGCTACCTCGCCGCCGGTGACTACTGGTTCGACGACGACACCGCGGACCACCATGACGGCACCAACGGGCGCCTCCACACCTGA
- a CDS encoding STAS domain-containing protein yields the protein MLLKELPQDTSGEAGMTRIMYEPDLGTIVVGDLEIDVEAGPPGTVRVRVSGEIGLDNAAVLRDTLLIALAVHRGNLLLDLEGVAFCDCAGLNALLSVRAKAQRAGRGLRITAAGGAVERLLQLTGCGPLLT from the coding sequence ATGCTGCTGAAGGAGCTGCCCCAGGACACGTCCGGGGAGGCGGGCATGACCAGGATCATGTACGAACCCGACCTCGGCACCATCGTGGTCGGTGATCTGGAGATCGACGTGGAGGCCGGGCCTCCGGGTACCGTCCGGGTCCGTGTGAGCGGTGAGATCGGCCTCGACAATGCCGCCGTGCTCCGCGACACCCTCCTCATCGCCCTCGCCGTGCACCGTGGCAACCTCCTCCTCGACCTGGAGGGAGTGGCCTTCTGCGACTGCGCCGGCCTCAACGCCCTCCTGTCAGTCCGAGCGAAGGCGCAGCGGGCGGGCCGGGGGCTGAGGATCACTGCCGCCGGCGGCGCAGTGGAGCGACTCCTCCAGCTCACAGGCTGCGGCCCCTTGCTCACCTGA
- a CDS encoding DUF5133 domain-containing protein — MTASQPLKPAVPPHATRTPAPPQEAGAWAVGTLMAMIPALEPTAELVLSTAAARAGLTRTAMADAMLTGSDGTPLPAGTDRALRHAVQAARAPETRARTPGPSLMPLLADAGRALGRFFDARLRLAAAPADAAARREFEDTLFTLCVLMGRPCAHTALYEALQYTEG, encoded by the coding sequence ATGACCGCGTCCCAGCCCCTGAAACCGGCCGTGCCCCCGCACGCGACCCGCACACCGGCCCCGCCGCAGGAGGCGGGCGCTTGGGCTGTGGGCACCCTGATGGCGATGATTCCCGCCCTGGAGCCGACGGCCGAGCTGGTCCTGTCCACCGCGGCCGCGCGGGCCGGCCTGACCCGCACGGCCATGGCCGACGCCATGCTCACCGGCTCGGACGGAACACCGCTCCCAGCCGGCACGGACCGGGCCCTGCGCCACGCTGTCCAGGCAGCCCGCGCCCCGGAAACCAGGGCCAGGACACCCGGCCCCAGCCTGATGCCGCTCCTGGCGGACGCCGGGCGGGCCCTGGGCCGGTTCTTCGACGCCCGCCTGCGCCTGGCGGCCGCTCCGGCCGATGCGGCCGCCCGCCGAGAGTTCGAGGACACCCTGTTCACCCTGTGCGTCCTCATGGGCCGGCCCTGCGCCCACACAGCCCTCTACGAGGCACTCCAGTACACCGAAGGCTGA
- a CDS encoding class I SAM-dependent methyltransferase, which translates to MPAAYEQYLVPVVFRPFAEDLAARAAALRPRRVLELAAGTGVLTSLLLAAAPSVEVTATDLNEAMVAFGASRAPGAVWQLADAQRLPFPDGGFDLVVCQFGVMFFPDRVAAFTEARRVLAPGGRFLFNTWGPLGTHAFGAALQAGLERAFPVDPPRFLPTVPHGYCDPTVVAADLTAAGFTVEAEQEVTLEGRAASAADVALGFLTGTPVRAAVEERGDGPAVRATVIGEMTARLGAGPVAAPMTAYVFLGAA; encoded by the coding sequence ATGCCGGCGGCCTACGAGCAGTACTTGGTGCCAGTGGTCTTCCGGCCCTTCGCCGAGGACCTGGCCGCCCGAGCGGCGGCACTCCGGCCTCGGCGGGTCCTCGAACTGGCCGCGGGCACCGGTGTTTTGACTTCGCTCCTGCTCGCGGCGGCGCCGTCGGTCGAGGTGACGGCCACGGACCTGAACGAGGCCATGGTCGCCTTCGGGGCGTCCCGGGCCCCCGGTGCGGTGTGGCAGCTGGCCGACGCGCAGCGGCTGCCGTTCCCTGACGGAGGCTTCGACCTGGTGGTCTGCCAGTTCGGCGTGATGTTCTTCCCCGACCGGGTCGCGGCCTTCACCGAGGCCCGTCGGGTGCTGGCCCCGGGCGGCCGGTTCTTGTTCAACACCTGGGGCCCGCTCGGCACGCACGCCTTCGGCGCCGCGCTCCAGGCCGGACTGGAGCGGGCCTTTCCGGTCGACCCGCCACGGTTCCTCCCAACCGTCCCGCACGGCTACTGCGACCCGACGGTCGTGGCCGCCGACCTGACGGCCGCCGGGTTCACCGTCGAGGCGGAGCAGGAAGTGACGTTGGAGGGCCGGGCCGCGTCGGCCGCCGACGTCGCCCTCGGGTTCCTCACCGGGACGCCGGTGCGCGCCGCCGTCGAGGAGCGCGGAGACGGCCCAGCCGTCCGGGCCACCGTCATCGGGGAGATGACGGCCCGTCTGGGCGCGGGGCCGGTTGCCGCCCCGATGACGGCGTACGTCTTCCTCGGCGCGGCCTGA
- a CDS encoding GNAT family N-acetyltransferase, with product MSFRITPLTDPAHTPRTRRLAWLASDADSIPVGTAFLRLFTDPGQAHLAELTLGVHPMERRKCVGSRLVDAAVAATRANARRCVIAQAEAGSPGDHFLPARGFRKVLTLRFSRLPLADADINALARVIERPHPGYRLKSWHGTVPDGLAETFAASRRAMDDMPMDDTDYGTGTWDVDRVRAAAKAVEQRGDHLHTVVAVDASDGSIAGFTELVVPGDGKGDGQNYGTGVLPEHRGHGLGRWMKAESIRHAHGRYPHLGGLLTDTADSNTHMRQINDSLGYTPTHTTHQYQLDL from the coding sequence TTGTCGTTTCGCATCACCCCACTGACCGACCCTGCTCACACGCCGCGCACCCGGCGTCTTGCATGGTTGGCGTCCGACGCCGATTCCATCCCTGTCGGGACCGCCTTCCTGCGGCTGTTCACCGACCCCGGACAGGCACACCTGGCCGAACTGACCCTCGGTGTCCATCCCATGGAACGACGCAAGTGCGTCGGTTCCCGGCTCGTCGATGCCGCAGTGGCCGCTACCCGGGCCAATGCCCGACGCTGCGTCATCGCGCAGGCCGAGGCCGGATCGCCAGGTGACCACTTCCTGCCAGCGCGCGGTTTCCGCAAAGTCCTCACCCTGAGGTTCTCCCGCTTGCCGCTGGCCGACGCGGACATCAACGCCCTCGCCCGCGTCATCGAGCGTCCGCATCCCGGCTACCGGCTGAAGTCATGGCACGGAACCGTGCCCGACGGCCTCGCCGAGACGTTCGCCGCCTCGCGTCGCGCCATGGACGACATGCCCATGGACGACACCGACTACGGCACGGGGACCTGGGACGTGGACCGTGTCCGGGCCGCGGCGAAGGCCGTTGAACAGCGAGGCGACCACCTGCACACCGTCGTTGCCGTCGACGCCTCCGACGGCTCCATCGCCGGGTTCACCGAGCTGGTCGTCCCCGGCGACGGCAAGGGTGATGGCCAGAACTACGGCACCGGCGTGCTGCCCGAGCACCGTGGACACGGCCTCGGCCGATGGATGAAGGCCGAGTCGATCCGACACGCCCATGGGCGCTATCCACACCTCGGCGGCCTCCTGACGGACACCGCCGACAGCAACACGCACATGAGACAGATCAACGACAGCCTCGGCTACACGCCCACGCACACGACACACCAGTACCAACTCGACCTTTAG